One Candidatus Vicinibacter affinis DNA window includes the following coding sequences:
- a CDS encoding homogentisate 1,2-dioxygenase — MSVYHSQGKIPHKRHVAYRQKTGELYHEELFGTEGFSSTSSLVYHLRPPTRVRQIGKPWSIKPELAFEDNLQALSFSGFKATPKADYIESRRTLFLNADMSVSLAAPTESLRSYFYKNADADEMIFIHEGAGVLRTSYGNVRFEYGDYLVIPRGTVYQIEFDSGLNRHLIVESHGPIRTPGRYRNAMGQYLEHSPFCERDFKLPTDLETIDQEGEFHLRIKKRGMIYPFVYSNHPFDVVGWDGYNYPYGISIFDFEPITGRIHMPPPIHQQFEGRGFVICSFVPRMYDYHPDAIPAPYHHSNIDSDEILYYVDGDFMSRNNIQKGQLTLHPAGIPHGPHPGAIERSIGQKDTKELAVMIDPFSPVSITKDAMEIEVKDYYKSWLEEPVSAH, encoded by the coding sequence ATGTCCGTATATCATTCTCAGGGTAAGATTCCTCATAAAAGGCATGTCGCCTATAGACAAAAAACGGGTGAGTTGTACCATGAAGAACTCTTCGGAACCGAAGGGTTTTCGTCAACATCCTCTCTGGTGTACCATCTGAGGCCGCCTACCCGTGTCCGTCAAATCGGAAAGCCATGGTCCATCAAACCGGAATTAGCGTTCGAGGATAATTTACAGGCATTGAGTTTTTCTGGATTCAAGGCCACTCCAAAAGCCGATTACATAGAGAGCCGCAGGACTTTGTTTCTCAACGCGGATATGTCCGTAAGTCTTGCAGCTCCTACCGAATCCCTAAGAAGTTATTTTTATAAAAATGCCGATGCCGACGAGATGATTTTCATCCATGAAGGTGCTGGTGTGTTGCGTACCAGTTATGGCAATGTACGTTTTGAGTATGGCGATTATCTGGTCATACCACGGGGAACTGTCTACCAGATTGAATTTGATTCAGGCCTTAACCGTCACCTGATTGTGGAGTCTCATGGACCTATCCGAACGCCTGGTCGTTACCGCAACGCCATGGGACAATATCTGGAACATTCCCCTTTTTGTGAACGTGACTTCAAACTTCCTACGGATCTGGAAACCATCGATCAGGAAGGTGAGTTTCATCTGCGAATAAAAAAACGTGGGATGATTTACCCTTTCGTATATTCCAATCATCCTTTTGATGTAGTTGGGTGGGATGGTTATAACTATCCTTATGGAATTTCGATCTTTGACTTCGAACCCATTACAGGACGCATCCACATGCCTCCACCCATTCACCAACAGTTTGAAGGTCGTGGCTTTGTCATTTGTTCTTTCGTTCCAAGAATGTATGATTACCATCCCGACGCCATTCCGGCTCCATACCACCACAGCAATATTGACTCCGACGAAATTCTCTATTATGTGGATGGCGATTTTATGAGCAGAAACAACATTCAAAAAGGTCAGCTGACCCTACATCCTGCCGGCATTCCGCACGGACCACATCCGGGAGCGATTGAGAGAAGTATTGGACAAAAAGATACCAAAGAACTGGCCGTGATGATTGATCCTTTCAGTCCTGTAAGCATCACCAAAGATGCCATGGAAATTGAGGTCAAGGATTACTACAAATCATGGTTGGAAGAACCGGTGAGCGCACATTAA
- the hppD gene encoding 4-hydroxyphenylpyruvate dioxygenase, with amino-acid sequence MKDLTTVQNYSYSGEKIFEKAQDFLPINGTDFVELYVGNAKQAAHFYKTAFGFQSVAYSGLETGNKEKCSYVIQQGKIRLVLTSPFNPDSEISQHIRMHGDGVKYIALWVDDARKAFEETVSRGAKSFLEPVSVSDEFGEIVKSGIHTYGDTVHLFIERKNYHGPFMPGYIAWHSDYQPSETGLKYIDHMVGNVELGGMDKWARFYAEVMGFANLITFDDKDISTKYTALMSKVMTNGNGRIKFPINEPAMGLKKSQIEEYLDFYKGPGCQHIAVATDNIIFTISEMRKRGVEFLHVPGDYYDTVKSRVGIIEEDMEELRKLGIMVDRDEDGYLLQIFTRPVEDRPTLFFEIIQRKGAKSFGKGNFQALFESIEAEQARRGTL; translated from the coding sequence ATGAAAGATCTGACCACCGTACAGAATTATTCCTACAGCGGAGAAAAGATTTTCGAAAAAGCTCAGGATTTTCTCCCCATTAATGGAACTGATTTTGTTGAACTTTACGTAGGCAATGCCAAACAGGCAGCGCATTTTTATAAAACTGCTTTCGGATTTCAGTCTGTTGCCTATTCAGGATTGGAGACCGGCAATAAAGAAAAGTGCTCCTATGTCATCCAACAAGGAAAAATACGCCTGGTATTAACCTCTCCATTCAATCCGGACAGTGAAATTTCACAACACATTAGAATGCATGGCGATGGTGTTAAGTACATTGCACTGTGGGTAGATGATGCCAGAAAAGCATTTGAGGAAACTGTGTCGCGCGGTGCAAAATCATTCCTCGAACCGGTAAGTGTTTCAGACGAATTTGGCGAAATTGTTAAATCAGGAATACATACCTACGGTGATACCGTTCACCTGTTCATAGAAAGAAAAAATTATCACGGTCCTTTTATGCCTGGATACATAGCCTGGCATTCAGATTATCAACCTTCTGAGACTGGTCTCAAATACATCGATCACATGGTGGGTAATGTCGAACTTGGTGGAATGGACAAGTGGGCAAGATTCTATGCAGAAGTGATGGGTTTTGCCAATCTGATTACCTTCGACGACAAAGACATTTCTACCAAATACACCGCCTTGATGAGCAAGGTGATGACCAACGGGAATGGCCGAATCAAATTCCCCATCAACGAACCTGCAATGGGGCTAAAAAAATCACAGATCGAGGAATATCTTGATTTTTATAAAGGTCCGGGTTGTCAGCACATTGCAGTTGCCACCGACAACATCATCTTCACCATCAGTGAAATGAGAAAGAGAGGTGTTGAATTTCTTCATGTGCCCGGTGATTACTATGATACGGTCAAATCCAGGGTGGGTATCATAGAAGAAGACATGGAAGAGTTGAGAAAACTCGGCATCATGGTGGATCGTGACGAAGACGGTTACCTCCTGCAGATATTTACCAGACCGGTGGAAGATCGTCCGACCCTGTTCTTTGAAATCATCCAACGCAAAGGAGCAAAGTCATTCGGGAAAGGTAACTTTCAGGCTCTGTTCGAGAGCATAGAAGCCGAACAAGCTCGTCGCGGAACTTTATAG
- a CDS encoding DEAD/DEAH box helicase yields MTFTDLNLITPLLSALDKKNYLKPSPIQAKSIPHLLAGKDIFGCAQTGTGKTAAFTLPILQMMEASKTNQIRRTIKALILAPTRELATQISENVRDYGANLNFTHATVFGGVSQTQQVNALRRGIDILIATPGRLLDLMQQGFVNLNHVEYFVLDEADRMLDMGFINDMRKVIAKLPAKKQTMFFSATAAPNIMQLANTILKNPVSVSVNPVSSTAPAIRQSVYFVQRPQKSALLKHILKTDKIDHVLIFTRTKRGADKVAKDLKGINIKAEAIHGNKSQTAREKALKGFKDRTVSVLVATDIASRGIDVDKLTHVINYEIPEQAENYVHRIGRTGRAGETGEAVSLCSTEEMAYFRGIQKLIKKDIEVIKKHPYL; encoded by the coding sequence ATGACGTTTACTGATTTGAATTTAATTACGCCGCTACTTTCGGCGCTCGATAAAAAAAATTACCTAAAACCTTCCCCCATTCAGGCCAAAAGTATCCCACACCTGCTCGCAGGGAAAGACATCTTTGGCTGTGCCCAGACCGGTACAGGAAAAACCGCTGCTTTTACACTTCCTATCTTGCAAATGATGGAAGCCTCTAAAACCAATCAAATAAGAAGGACCATAAAAGCTTTAATTCTTGCACCTACCCGCGAACTGGCAACCCAGATCAGCGAAAATGTAAGAGATTATGGAGCTAACCTAAATTTCACACATGCAACTGTCTTCGGAGGAGTGTCCCAGACACAACAAGTCAATGCATTGAGAAGAGGAATTGATATCCTGATTGCAACGCCCGGCAGATTGCTGGATCTCATGCAACAGGGATTTGTCAATCTGAATCATGTGGAATATTTCGTTTTGGATGAAGCTGACCGCATGCTGGACATGGGATTCATCAATGACATGAGAAAAGTGATCGCCAAGTTGCCGGCAAAAAAACAAACCATGTTTTTTTCCGCCACAGCTGCACCAAATATCATGCAACTCGCCAATACCATTCTTAAAAATCCGGTAAGCGTTTCCGTCAATCCTGTTTCCTCTACTGCACCTGCGATCAGACAAAGTGTTTACTTTGTACAACGTCCTCAAAAAAGTGCTTTACTGAAACATATCCTGAAGACAGATAAAATCGATCACGTGTTGATCTTTACCCGCACCAAAAGAGGTGCTGATAAAGTTGCCAAAGACCTTAAAGGAATCAACATCAAAGCAGAAGCCATCCACGGGAATAAGTCTCAGACTGCCCGCGAAAAAGCCCTTAAAGGTTTTAAGGACAGGACAGTAAGTGTATTGGTTGCTACCGATATCGCATCAAGAGGAATTGATGTGGACAAACTCACCCACGTGATCAATTATGAAATTCCTGAACAAGCTGAAAATTACGTACATCGCATCGGCCGGACCGGTAGAGCGGGTGAAACAGGTGAAGCTGTTTCCCTTTGCAGTACAGAAGAAATGGCTTATTTTAGAGGCATACAAAAATTAATAAAAAAAGATATTGAAGTCATTAAAAAACATCCCTACCTGTAG
- a CDS encoding cold shock domain-containing protein, with protein sequence MKNGVVKFYNEAKGFGFIKEDNGQEIFVHASGLKEEIRENDKVTFDVQDGKKGLNAVNVKLA encoded by the coding sequence ATGAAAAACGGTGTAGTAAAATTTTACAACGAAGCCAAAGGATTTGGATTTATTAAAGAAGATAATGGACAAGAAATTTTTGTTCATGCTTCCGGATTAAAAGAAGAGATTCGCGAAAACGATAAGGTTACCTTTGACGTTCAGGATGGAAAAAAAGGTCTTAACGCGGTTAACGTAAAGTTAGCTTAA